The proteins below come from a single Rhizobium sp. BT04 genomic window:
- a CDS encoding DUF2277 domain-containing protein — MCRNIKPLFNFDPPATDEEIHDAALQFVRKLSGATKPSKRNEAAFERAVSSIAACARELLDSLETSQPPRDREEAAAKARAKSAIRFA; from the coding sequence ATGTGCCGAAACATAAAACCTCTGTTCAATTTCGATCCGCCAGCGACGGACGAAGAGATTCACGATGCCGCGCTCCAGTTCGTGCGCAAGCTGAGCGGAGCGACCAAGCCATCGAAGCGCAATGAGGCCGCGTTCGAACGTGCGGTCAGTTCGATCGCTGCCTGCGCTCGCGAACTGCTCGATTCACTGGAGACGTCTCAACCGCCTCGCGACCGCGAGGAAGCAGCGGCGAAGGCGCGCGCGAAAAGCGCGATCCGGTTCGCGTAA
- a CDS encoding cupin domain-containing protein translates to MKMIQAMALAFVLGGAAAAHAEQPIERTDLIKNDIDVPGHEVVQVRVDIAPGVLAPNHSHPGEEVAFVIEGTLEYQLEGRQPVILKAGQSLFIPSGTVHSAKNVGSGKASELATYIVRKGEALVVPAK, encoded by the coding sequence ATGAAAATGATCCAGGCTATGGCGCTCGCTTTTGTTCTCGGTGGGGCAGCAGCAGCGCATGCGGAACAGCCGATAGAGCGCACCGATCTCATCAAGAACGATATCGACGTCCCCGGCCACGAGGTCGTCCAAGTCCGCGTCGATATCGCCCCAGGCGTTCTCGCACCGAACCATTCGCATCCCGGCGAGGAAGTTGCCTTCGTCATCGAGGGCACGCTGGAATACCAACTCGAAGGCAGGCAACCGGTGATCCTCAAGGCCGGCCAATCCCTGTTCATTCCCTCCGGCACCGTTCACTCGGCGAAGAACGTCGGCAGCGGCAAGGCGTCGGAATTGGCGACCTACATCGTCCGCAAGGGCGAGGCGCTCGTCGTGCCTGCCAAGTGA
- a CDS encoding 3'-5' exonuclease gives MKTAIIFDCEFLCLEGSQRRFWCAAHDPDPVIAQIGAVKLGLEGEFPILGTYKSYIRPIDRFGKRYPLDPYFTHLTGITDEDIDAHGVALEDALSDVDSFSGGARFWSWGKDEMNMVAVSCYVAGVQPSIPARRFDNAVKLLIAAGMPIEDLAKTPSNKLADYYNVDHPPLQAHDGLDDALSLSYTLQHLMKIGQLQPEVFDRL, from the coding sequence ATGAAGACCGCCATCATATTCGACTGTGAATTTCTTTGCCTCGAAGGCTCGCAGCGCAGGTTTTGGTGCGCGGCCCATGATCCCGATCCCGTGATCGCGCAGATCGGAGCCGTCAAGCTCGGCCTCGAAGGCGAGTTTCCGATCCTTGGTACGTACAAATCCTATATCAGACCCATCGATCGCTTCGGCAAGCGGTATCCGCTCGATCCTTACTTCACCCATCTGACCGGCATCACCGACGAGGATATCGACGCTCATGGCGTGGCGCTGGAGGATGCCCTTTCCGATGTCGACAGCTTCTCGGGCGGCGCCCGGTTCTGGTCCTGGGGCAAGGATGAGATGAACATGGTGGCCGTCAGCTGCTATGTCGCAGGCGTCCAGCCTTCCATCCCGGCCCGCCGGTTCGATAATGCCGTCAAGCTTCTCATTGCTGCAGGCATGCCGATCGAGGATTTGGCAAAGACGCCCAGCAACAAGCTGGCCGACTACTACAACGTCGACCATCCTCCCTTGCAGGCGCATGATGGGCTGGACGACGCTCTGTCGCTATCATACACGCTGCAGCATCTGATGAAGATCGGGCAATTGCAGCCCGAGGTTTTCGATCGGCTCTGA
- a CDS encoding DUF4168 domain-containing protein has translation MITRYTPVATMTAAVFSLLAFSPASAQQQPAQAQPPAQGQAPMQGQSGGNGAAAPVSDQKIEAFAVAYLQVDKVRQEYSAKIGATKDEAAKQKLQQEAKKQMVDTVEASNGISVEEYSSILTAAQSDPALAKKVLEKIGTPPPAAPAQQQQ, from the coding sequence ATGATCACTCGTTACACACCCGTCGCAACGATGACCGCTGCGGTCTTCAGCCTGCTTGCTTTCAGCCCGGCATCCGCTCAGCAGCAGCCGGCACAAGCGCAACCGCCGGCACAAGGCCAGGCGCCGATGCAGGGACAGAGCGGTGGCAACGGTGCGGCCGCTCCCGTCAGCGATCAGAAAATCGAGGCCTTTGCCGTTGCCTATCTGCAGGTCGACAAGGTCCGCCAGGAATATTCTGCCAAGATCGGCGCGACGAAGGACGAGGCTGCCAAGCAAAAGCTGCAGCAAGAAGCCAAGAAGCAGATGGTCGACACCGTCGAAGCCTCTAACGGCATCTCCGTCGAGGAATATTCCTCGATCCTGACCGCCGCGCAGAGCGACCCGGCTCTGGCCAAGAAGGTTCTGGAAAAGATCGGCACTCCGCCGCCGGCGGCGCCAGCGCAACAGCAGCAATAA
- a CDS encoding DMT family transporter: protein MDRMASGWINGFIGVVIFSGSLPATRVAVMQFDPVFLTVARAAIAGILALGLLIIFREKRPSGRDLLSLVVVALGVVVGFPLLTALALQHVTSAHSIVFVGLLPLATAIFGVVRGGERPKPAFWLFSILGSALVAGFALTQGLTASPVGDLLMLAAIIVCGLGYAEGGRLSRTLGGWQVISWALVLSLPVMVAVALLHRPASFSGIETPALLGLAYVSLFSMLIGFIFWYRGLSQGGIAAVGQLQLLQPFFGLALAATLLHEPVTWAMLAVTVAVILCVAGARRFAK, encoded by the coding sequence ATGGACCGCATGGCATCGGGATGGATCAATGGTTTTATCGGGGTGGTGATCTTCAGCGGATCACTGCCGGCGACGCGGGTGGCGGTGATGCAGTTCGATCCGGTCTTCCTGACCGTGGCGCGCGCGGCGATTGCCGGCATTCTGGCGCTTGGCCTGCTGATCATCTTCAGGGAGAAGCGGCCGAGCGGGCGCGATCTGCTCTCGCTTGTCGTCGTCGCGCTCGGCGTCGTCGTCGGCTTCCCCCTGCTGACGGCGCTGGCGCTGCAGCACGTCACCTCAGCCCATTCGATCGTCTTCGTCGGTCTCCTGCCGCTGGCAACGGCGATCTTCGGCGTGGTCCGCGGCGGAGAACGGCCGAAGCCGGCATTCTGGCTGTTTTCCATCCTGGGCAGCGCGCTGGTGGCCGGCTTCGCACTGACACAAGGGCTGACGGCATCACCGGTCGGCGACCTGTTGATGCTGGCGGCGATCATCGTCTGCGGCCTCGGTTATGCCGAGGGCGGCCGGCTTTCGCGCACACTCGGCGGCTGGCAGGTGATTTCCTGGGCGCTGGTGCTGTCGCTGCCGGTGATGGTCGCGGTTGCGCTTTTGCATCGGCCGGCGAGCTTTTCCGGCATTGAAACACCGGCGCTGCTCGGCCTTGCCTATGTCTCGCTGTTTTCGATGCTGATCGGCTTCATCTTCTGGTATCGCGGCCTGTCGCAGGGCGGCATCGCCGCCGTCGGCCAGCTGCAGCTGCTCCAGCCGTTCTTCGGCCTGGCGCTTGCCGCCACCCTGCTGCACGAGCCCGTGACCTGGGCCATGCTCGCCGTCACCGTCGCCGTCATCCTATGCGTGGCCGGCGCCCGGCGGTTCGCGAAATAG
- a CDS encoding PLP-dependent aminotransferase family protein, whose protein sequence is MVRNAIQMNEGRTRVEMVVATIRQRIAGRSLTPGAKLPSVRGLAATLKLSTSTVVDAYERLVAEGAILARPGSGFYVANQAAPFALAEAGPRLDRAVDPFWISRQSLEADETDLKPGCGWLPPSWLPGEGIRRGLRTLARADGAALADYSSPLGLPQLRQLISRRMGERGIEASPEQIMLADSGTQAIDLLCRFLLEPGDTVLVDDPCYFNFHALLRAHRAKIVGVPYTPSGPDIERFAQVVADERPRLYITNSAIHNPTGATLSPVAAHRVLKLADQFDLTIIEDDIFADFEYTPAPRLAAFDGLERVIHIGSFSKTLSASARCGFVAAKPEWIDGLTDLKIATSFGGGRLTAELVLTVLSDGSYRKHMETLRHRLSQAMSDVSVRLKGLGITPWLEPQAGMFLWCRLPDGIDAADVARAGLEKRIVLAPGNAFSLSQSATNFMRFNVAQTLDARVFEVLGDVLARDRK, encoded by the coding sequence ATGGTTCGGAATGCAATACAGATGAACGAAGGACGCACCCGCGTGGAGATGGTCGTCGCGACGATCAGACAACGCATCGCCGGGCGCAGCCTGACGCCGGGCGCCAAGCTGCCTTCGGTCCGGGGACTGGCGGCGACGTTGAAGCTGTCGACATCGACCGTCGTCGACGCCTATGAGCGGTTGGTCGCCGAAGGCGCCATCCTGGCAAGACCGGGCTCGGGGTTCTATGTCGCCAATCAGGCAGCCCCCTTTGCGCTTGCCGAGGCCGGGCCGAGGCTCGACCGCGCCGTCGATCCGTTCTGGATATCGCGGCAATCGCTGGAGGCTGATGAAACCGACCTGAAGCCCGGCTGCGGCTGGCTGCCGCCCTCCTGGCTGCCGGGAGAGGGCATACGCCGCGGGCTGAGGACGCTTGCCCGCGCCGACGGGGCAGCACTTGCCGATTACAGCTCGCCGCTCGGCCTGCCGCAACTGCGCCAGCTGATTTCGCGGCGCATGGGCGAACGGGGGATAGAAGCCTCCCCTGAACAAATCATGCTGGCCGATTCCGGCACGCAGGCAATCGATCTGCTCTGCCGTTTCCTGCTGGAACCCGGCGACACGGTACTGGTCGACGACCCCTGCTATTTCAATTTCCATGCGCTGCTGCGCGCCCATCGGGCAAAGATCGTCGGTGTGCCCTACACCCCGTCCGGTCCCGATATCGAGCGGTTTGCGCAAGTGGTCGCCGATGAGCGGCCGCGGCTCTACATCACCAACTCCGCCATCCACAATCCCACAGGCGCAACGTTGTCTCCTGTTGCGGCCCACCGCGTTCTAAAACTCGCCGACCAGTTCGATCTGACCATCATCGAGGACGATATCTTCGCCGATTTCGAATATACGCCGGCGCCCCGCCTTGCCGCCTTCGACGGGCTGGAGCGGGTCATCCATATCGGCAGTTTTTCAAAAACTCTGTCGGCCTCGGCCCGCTGCGGCTTCGTCGCGGCGAAACCCGAATGGATCGACGGCCTGACCGACCTCAAGATCGCCACCTCCTTCGGCGGCGGCCGGCTGACGGCGGAACTGGTGCTGACCGTCTTGAGCGACGGCAGCTATCGCAAACACATGGAGACGCTGAGACACCGCCTCTCCCAGGCGATGAGCGACGTCTCGGTCCGGCTGAAGGGCTTGGGGATAACGCCCTGGCTGGAGCCGCAGGCCGGAATGTTTCTTTGGTGCCGGCTGCCCGACGGCATCGATGCCGCTGACGTGGCGCGGGCCGGACTGGAAAAGAGGATCGTGTTGGCGCCGGGAAACGCCTTCAGCCTATCGCAATCGGCAACGAATTTCATGCGGTTCAATGTGGCTCAGACGCTGGATGCGCGGGTGTTCGAGGTGTTGGGGGATGTGTTGGCGAGGGACAGGAAATAA
- a CDS encoding response regulator, whose product MVTVLCVEDEVEIRNLLVEELNEAGYKTIEASNGAEGLEMILSKWPDIVISDISMPVMDGHQLLAEIQINHPELSNIPFILLTALTDRENTLAGLRGGAADYLTKPLDFDLLLAKLEGCVTRLANDKAVNRSF is encoded by the coding sequence ATGGTTACAGTTCTGTGCGTGGAAGACGAAGTCGAGATTCGCAACCTCCTTGTCGAGGAGTTGAACGAAGCCGGCTATAAAACGATCGAGGCCTCGAACGGCGCCGAGGGACTGGAAATGATCCTGTCGAAATGGCCCGACATCGTCATCAGCGATATTTCGATGCCTGTTATGGATGGGCACCAGCTTCTGGCGGAAATTCAGATCAACCACCCCGAGCTCTCCAATATCCCCTTCATCCTGCTGACGGCGCTGACCGACCGGGAGAACACGCTCGCCGGCCTGCGCGGCGGGGCGGCCGACTATCTGACCAAGCCGCTCGACTTCGATCTGCTGCTCGCCAAGCTCGAAGGCTGCGTGACGCGTCTTGCCAATGACAAGGCGGTCAATCGATCGTTTTGA
- a CDS encoding ATP-binding protein produces MRVNFSAAGAIKRLQVLKVGLTSHITFVLVTLTCAAAVLLCGFAWLAAMKVDDLSLRRQADFVGQGLEEQIAALPREQESVTKWDDAFLYAKQRNHEWLLDNVGRWTSQYFGHDRTYIFDDANRLMFAFRDGSDAMPPRLANDDGLEMTALAGEMRVVLTERAAKPGAEALGLLATVRTIMIGNRPATASARPILPSSARMQVEAGQEFIAISVKFIDGKVAESIAHHARLEGLHFAPSKGEDERAQVPVSSHDGGTIGYFVWPPILPGFMLLKQIAPAGLGCLALLITVVFWLGRGLHRTSLTLLDSQAELTHHRNHLEDMVADRTAEIERQREELDRLLVHERQVNALQRQFVAMASHEFRTPLAIIDAAAQRLCRSITNVSGDYVHEKAGVIRSAVVRMVDLMESILASGRLETGQITLKRSEGDLKAVLVSCCDRQRHLSRSHQFHLALEPIPDILTFDRSAMEQVFTNLISNAVKYSPKAPDIHVRARADEKTVEIAISDSGIGMDADDLPKLFQPYYRARSATGIAGTGIGLNVVKQVVELHGGTVEVASALGQGTTFTILLPIEFLLSDQHVAA; encoded by the coding sequence TTGCGTGTCAATTTCTCGGCAGCGGGCGCCATCAAAAGGTTGCAGGTATTGAAGGTCGGGCTCACATCCCACATTACATTCGTCCTGGTGACGCTCACCTGCGCGGCGGCTGTGTTGCTGTGTGGATTTGCGTGGCTCGCCGCGATGAAGGTCGATGACCTCTCGCTGCGCCGGCAGGCCGATTTCGTCGGCCAAGGATTGGAAGAGCAGATCGCAGCGCTTCCCCGGGAACAGGAAAGCGTTACGAAGTGGGACGATGCCTTCCTTTATGCCAAGCAGCGGAACCATGAATGGCTACTCGATAATGTCGGTCGGTGGACGAGCCAGTATTTTGGGCACGACAGGACCTACATTTTCGACGATGCCAATCGCCTGATGTTTGCGTTTCGCGACGGCTCGGACGCCATGCCGCCCCGGCTCGCGAACGACGACGGCCTGGAAATGACCGCTCTCGCCGGAGAGATGCGCGTCGTTCTCACCGAGCGGGCTGCAAAGCCCGGCGCCGAAGCGCTTGGTCTACTGGCTACGGTTCGCACGATCATGATCGGCAACAGGCCGGCAACTGCCAGCGCACGCCCGATTCTGCCGAGTTCGGCCAGGATGCAGGTCGAGGCGGGCCAGGAATTCATCGCCATCTCGGTCAAGTTCATCGATGGAAAGGTTGCTGAAAGTATCGCCCATCATGCGCGGCTCGAAGGATTGCATTTCGCGCCTTCGAAAGGTGAGGACGAGCGGGCGCAAGTGCCGGTGTCGTCGCATGACGGCGGCACCATCGGCTATTTCGTGTGGCCGCCCATCCTGCCCGGTTTCATGCTGCTTAAACAGATTGCGCCGGCAGGGCTCGGTTGCCTGGCGCTGCTGATCACCGTCGTATTCTGGCTCGGACGCGGTCTGCATCGCACCTCGCTGACCCTGCTGGACAGCCAGGCTGAGCTCACCCACCACCGCAACCATCTGGAAGACATGGTCGCCGATCGAACAGCCGAAATCGAAAGGCAGAGAGAGGAACTGGACCGGCTGCTGGTGCACGAACGCCAGGTGAATGCGCTCCAGCGACAGTTCGTCGCCATGGCCTCGCACGAGTTTCGCACGCCGCTCGCCATCATCGACGCCGCTGCCCAGCGGCTCTGCCGCTCGATCACCAACGTCAGCGGCGATTACGTTCACGAAAAAGCCGGCGTGATCCGTAGTGCGGTGGTGCGCATGGTCGATCTGATGGAGAGCATTCTCGCCAGCGGCCGGCTTGAAACCGGGCAGATCACACTGAAGCGGAGCGAAGGCGATCTGAAAGCCGTGCTCGTCAGCTGCTGCGACAGGCAGCGCCACCTCAGCCGCTCGCATCAGTTTCATCTCGCTCTCGAGCCCATACCCGATATATTGACGTTCGACCGCAGCGCGATGGAACAGGTCTTCACCAATCTGATTTCGAACGCCGTCAAATATTCGCCCAAAGCGCCCGACATTCATGTTCGCGCCCGGGCCGACGAGAAGACGGTGGAGATCGCCATCTCCGACAGCGGCATCGGCATGGATGCGGACGATCTGCCGAAACTGTTCCAGCCCTATTACCGCGCCCGCAGCGCCACGGGCATTGCTGGAACCGGCATCGGCTTGAACGTCGTCAAGCAGGTCGTCGAACTGCACGGCGGCACCGTCGAGGTGGCGAGCGCGCTCGGCCAGGGCACAACTTTTACCATTCTTCTGCCAATAGAATTTCTGTTGTCGGATCAACATGTTGCAGCTTAA
- a CDS encoding GNAT family N-acetyltransferase — MKASASPDRSGIRIEPIAAAHIDSFHYALDVVAREKKYLSMLEATPLPQTRDFIMGMIEKGNPQFVAAAGDEVVGWCDISRHFFRSHAHRGKLGMGIIPAYRGKGLGQILIETTLKAAQNAGFMRVELDVYEDNARAIALYEKVGFTREGIVRRAARIDGRFIDAVSMAILFDENGARSL, encoded by the coding sequence ATGAAGGCTTCAGCATCGCCGGATAGGTCAGGCATCAGGATCGAACCGATCGCTGCCGCCCATATCGACAGCTTTCACTATGCGCTCGACGTGGTCGCGCGGGAGAAAAAATACCTGTCGATGCTTGAGGCAACACCCCTGCCGCAGACGCGTGATTTCATCATGGGCATGATCGAAAAAGGCAATCCTCAATTCGTCGCCGCCGCTGGAGACGAGGTCGTCGGCTGGTGCGACATCAGCCGGCACTTCTTCCGCTCGCATGCCCACCGCGGAAAGCTCGGAATGGGGATCATTCCCGCCTATCGGGGCAAGGGCCTGGGACAAATTCTGATCGAGACGACATTGAAAGCGGCGCAGAACGCCGGCTTCATGCGGGTCGAACTCGATGTTTACGAAGACAACGCCCGTGCGATCGCTCTCTACGAAAAAGTCGGATTTACCCGCGAGGGAATAGTCCGACGTGCGGCGCGTATCGACGGCCGGTTCATCGATGCGGTCAGCATGGCGATTTTGTTCGATGAGAATGGGGCGCGCAGCCTCTAA
- a CDS encoding PQQ-binding-like beta-propeller repeat protein: MKKSAATIIREYGPFPGAERVNGVTFDGEHVWFASGDRLNALDPASGEVVRVIEVASHAGTAFDGEFLYQIAEDVIHKIDPKTGRILATIPAPGNGGDSGLAWAEGTLWVGQHRGRKIHQIDPETGKILRTIESNRVVTGVTWVDGQLWHGTWEGDDSDVRRIDPNTGEVLERLDMPEGTGVSGLESDGADRFFCGGGGSGKIRAVRRPG; this comes from the coding sequence ATGAAGAAATCGGCTGCAACTATCATCCGCGAATATGGACCCTTTCCCGGTGCCGAGCGTGTCAACGGCGTCACCTTCGACGGTGAGCACGTCTGGTTCGCCTCGGGCGACAGGCTGAATGCGCTCGATCCCGCAAGTGGCGAGGTGGTGCGCGTGATCGAGGTCGCATCCCATGCCGGAACGGCCTTCGACGGCGAGTTTCTCTACCAGATCGCCGAGGATGTCATTCACAAGATCGATCCGAAGACCGGCCGCATCCTTGCCACCATCCCGGCGCCCGGCAATGGCGGCGATTCCGGCCTTGCCTGGGCCGAAGGTACGCTCTGGGTCGGCCAGCACCGCGGCCGCAAAATCCATCAGATCGATCCGGAGACCGGCAAAATTCTTCGCACCATCGAATCCAACCGCGTCGTGACGGGCGTCACCTGGGTCGACGGCCAGCTCTGGCACGGGACCTGGGAGGGCGACGATAGCGATGTCAGGCGCATCGACCCGAATACGGGAGAGGTGCTGGAACGGCTCGATATGCCCGAAGGCACCGGCGTCTCCGGCCTCGAATCCGACGGTGCAGACCGCTTCTTCTGCGGAGGCGGCGGCAGTGGCAAGATCCGCGCGGTGCGCCGGCCGGGGTGA
- a CDS encoding helix-turn-helix domain-containing protein, which yields MDSLITAAARALAMGDALGALKRVALRDDAPALALRGIAMAQLGDLVRAKALLKSAARAFGPREAVARARCVVAEAEIALASRDLIWPPKALEAARMVLEAHGDRVNAAHAGNVAIRRLVLIGRLDEAERALAALDPTPLPPALRTAHELVASGIAVRRLQTQAARAALDRARLAARAANIPALTAEVEAAALVLDTPAARLMSRGWERPLLLGEVEALLGSDALVIDACRHVVWNAGTAVSLATRPVLFALARSLAEAWPGDVARGTLIGRAFRGKYADESHRARLRVEIGRLRAELRGVAEVSATKRGFALSPRAAGDIAVLAPLLEGQHGAVLALLADGEAWSSSALAIALATSPRTVQRALDSLAGDGKVQSLGRGRARRWMSPPLSAFPTILLLPGPLPSD from the coding sequence ATGGACTCGCTGATCACAGCCGCGGCGCGGGCGCTGGCAATGGGGGACGCACTCGGCGCGCTGAAGCGGGTGGCGCTGCGCGACGATGCGCCGGCGCTGGCGCTGCGCGGCATCGCCATGGCGCAGCTCGGCGATCTCGTTCGCGCCAAGGCGCTGCTGAAGAGTGCGGCGCGCGCCTTCGGCCCGCGGGAAGCGGTGGCGCGAGCCCGCTGCGTGGTCGCCGAGGCCGAGATCGCGCTCGCCTCGCGCGATCTCATCTGGCCGCCGAAGGCGCTGGAAGCGGCGCGCATGGTGCTGGAAGCGCATGGCGACAGGGTCAATGCCGCCCATGCGGGCAATGTCGCCATTCGCAGGCTGGTGCTGATCGGCCGCCTCGACGAGGCCGAGCGCGCGCTCGCGGCCCTCGACCCGACGCCGCTGCCGCCGGCTCTGCGGACCGCCCACGAGCTGGTGGCATCAGGTATCGCCGTCCGGCGCCTGCAGACGCAGGCGGCGCGTGCGGCGCTTGACCGGGCAAGGCTTGCGGCGCGCGCGGCCAATATCCCGGCTTTGACGGCGGAGGTCGAAGCTGCCGCCCTCGTGCTCGACACGCCGGCGGCGCGGCTGATGTCGCGAGGGTGGGAGCGCCCGCTGCTGCTCGGCGAGGTGGAAGCACTGCTCGGTTCGGACGCGCTCGTCATCGACGCCTGCCGCCATGTGGTTTGGAACGCCGGCACGGCCGTCTCGCTGGCGACGCGGCCGGTGCTGTTTGCGCTTGCCCGCTCGCTTGCCGAAGCCTGGCCGGGGGATGTGGCAAGGGGCACGCTGATTGGGCGCGCCTTCCGCGGCAAATACGCCGATGAATCGCATCGTGCCCGGCTGCGGGTCGAGATCGGCCGGCTGCGTGCCGAACTGCGGGGGGTGGCGGAGGTTTCGGCAACGAAGCGCGGCTTTGCGCTTTCGCCGCGCGCCGCCGGCGATATCGCCGTGCTGGCGCCGCTTCTCGAAGGCCAGCATGGGGCGGTGCTCGCGCTGCTGGCCGATGGCGAGGCGTGGTCGAGTTCGGCTTTGGCGATTGCGCTCGCAACCAGCCCGCGCACCGTGCAGCGGGCGCTGGATTCGCTTGCCGGTGACGGCAAGGTGCAATCGCTGGGGCGCGGGCGGGCGCGGCGCTGGATGAGCCCGCCGCTATCGGCTTTCCCGACGATCTTGTTACTCCCTGGACCTTTGCCAAGTGATTAG
- a CDS encoding DUF899 family protein, translated as MTAQLNATRQHWLAARLDLLEEEKELTRRSDALALKRQQLPRVRIDKEYRFDTEGGNVSLKDLFGGRSQLLVYHFMFGPDYSAGCPSCSSIADGFNGVFVHLENHDVAFWAVSRAPLAKLEAFKQRMDWSFPWASSFGSEFNGDFSVWFSAEEQRRGGIEYNYRREPAAPEPLAGKTVQEWQSPSSEGPVAEIAAMTGTDVATYTRDRPGVSAFELVDGTVYHSYSSYARGLDGLWGMYQWLDRAPKGRNETGIWWRHHDRYGKE; from the coding sequence ATGACGGCACAGCTGAACGCAACACGACAACATTGGCTGGCAGCAAGGCTCGATCTGCTCGAGGAGGAGAAGGAACTGACGCGGCGGAGCGATGCGCTGGCGCTCAAGCGCCAGCAGTTGCCCCGTGTCAGGATCGACAAGGAATACCGCTTCGACACCGAAGGCGGCAACGTCTCGCTCAAAGATCTCTTCGGCGGCCGTTCACAGCTTCTCGTCTATCACTTCATGTTCGGGCCGGATTATAGCGCGGGATGCCCCTCCTGCTCGTCGATCGCCGACGGTTTCAACGGCGTCTTCGTCCATCTCGAAAACCACGACGTCGCCTTTTGGGCGGTCTCGCGCGCGCCGCTTGCAAAGCTTGAGGCCTTCAAACAGCGCATGGATTGGAGCTTTCCCTGGGCCTCGTCCTTCGGCAGCGAGTTCAACGGCGATTTCAGCGTCTGGTTCTCCGCTGAGGAGCAGCGCCGGGGCGGCATCGAATACAACTACCGCCGCGAGCCCGCCGCTCCCGAACCGCTTGCCGGCAAGACCGTGCAGGAATGGCAGTCGCCGAGCAGCGAGGGCCCGGTCGCCGAGATCGCCGCCATGACCGGCACTGATGTCGCCACCTACACCCGCGACCGTCCGGGCGTCAGCGCCTTCGAACTCGTCGACGGCACGGTCTATCATAGCTATTCCAGCTATGCCCGCGGGCTGGATGGGTTATGGGGCATGTACCAATGGCTCGACCGCGCCCCGAAGGGCCGCAACGAAACCGGCATCTGGTGGCGCCACCACGACCGCTACGGCAAGGAGTGA
- a CDS encoding metallophosphoesterase family protein, whose translation MRYTFAIGDIHGCIDPLNRMIDQVEAYAPEGTVVFLGDYVDRGPDSKSVLDRIIAGPSGQWSWICLKGNHEDMMVAAYADSDSRDVWMSNGGLETEMSYDGRVPSQHLQWATDRPLMHVDRHRIFVHAGVVPEFPLERQTKRDLLWLRFPPGESSDYWGKHLVHGHTPSLSNPVTTGNRTNIDSACVFGGKLSCAVFDDDAPGGPIDFIEVKA comes from the coding sequence ATGCGCTACACATTCGCGATAGGCGATATTCATGGCTGCATCGATCCGTTGAACAGGATGATCGATCAGGTCGAGGCTTATGCGCCTGAAGGCACGGTCGTCTTCCTTGGCGACTATGTCGATCGCGGGCCTGACAGTAAAAGTGTCCTCGATCGGATCATTGCCGGTCCATCGGGCCAGTGGTCGTGGATCTGCCTCAAAGGCAATCATGAGGACATGATGGTCGCTGCCTATGCCGACAGCGACAGCAGAGACGTGTGGATGAGCAACGGCGGGCTGGAGACCGAAATGTCCTATGACGGCAGGGTTCCGTCTCAGCATTTGCAATGGGCTACCGATCGTCCTCTCATGCACGTCGACCGGCATCGCATCTTTGTCCATGCCGGTGTTGTTCCGGAATTTCCGCTGGAACGGCAGACCAAGCGCGATCTTCTCTGGCTACGGTTCCCTCCCGGTGAGTCCAGCGACTATTGGGGCAAGCACCTGGTCCACGGCCATACGCCGTCGCTGTCCAACCCGGTGACGACGGGAAACCGCACCAACATCGACAGCGCCTGCGTCTTCGGCGGCAAGCTTTCATGCGCGGTCTTCGACGACGATGCTCCCGGCGGGCCGATCGATTTTATCGAGGTGAAAGCATGA